One Akkermansiaceae bacterium genomic region harbors:
- a CDS encoding cytochrome c — MKTTRIASPLMGVCCVIGTLTGLSMAEPDKGETMTKALCMACHGDTQAGQKRLAPPMMMVKQRYQTLKKDEMVAAIVAWAKKPDAKHSRMPGAINNFGLMPPLPLPDADLQAIASYIAKTEFAMPKGCGPGAGNGQGPAAGKGQGRGRGQGQGAGRGQPSN; from the coding sequence ATGAAAACGACCCGTATCGCATCGCCCCTGATGGGGGTATGCTGTGTCATCGGCACCCTGACAGGACTGTCCATGGCCGAACCCGACAAAGGGGAAACAATGACCAAAGCACTCTGCATGGCATGCCATGGAGACACCCAGGCCGGACAGAAACGTCTGGCGCCGCCGATGATGATGGTTAAACAGCGCTACCAGACCTTGAAGAAGGACGAGATGGTGGCTGCCATTGTCGCATGGGCGAAAAAGCCCGATGCCAAGCACTCGAGGATGCCCGGTGCGATCAATAATTTTGGCCTGATGCCGCCGCTGCCGCTGCCTGACGCCGATTTGCAGGCTATTGCCAGCTACATTGCCAAAACCGAGTTTGCCATGCCCAAGGGATGTGGCCCGGGCGCAGGAAACGGCCAGGGACCTGCCGCAGGTAAGGGGCAGGGAAGGGGACGCGGCCAGGGCCAGGGGGCAGGTCGTGGCCAGCCGTCCAACTGA
- a CDS encoding response regulator transcription factor, with protein sequence MQENTSIPVLVVDDDQKYCRLLKEYLTPFGYEVDVRHSGPAGLETAIAGNYHAVILDVMLPGMDGFEILRQLRKHSQVPVLMLTARGEETDRIVGLEIGADDYLPKTFSTRELLARLRAVTRRTHSPAASDGTDITRDIVVGDLRLNESTHVALQNESPLDLTALEFSILTSLMRARGRVKSREQILDDISDRNYDVFDRSIDVHISSLRKKLSDPAQSPRYIRTIRAVGYQLIDPDA encoded by the coding sequence ATGCAGGAAAACACATCCATCCCCGTTCTTGTTGTCGACGACGACCAGAAGTATTGCAGGCTACTCAAGGAGTATCTAACACCTTTCGGCTATGAGGTGGATGTCCGGCACAGCGGCCCGGCGGGGCTGGAAACCGCGATCGCCGGCAACTACCACGCCGTCATCCTCGATGTGATGCTCCCGGGTATGGACGGTTTTGAAATCCTGCGCCAGCTTCGCAAACATTCCCAGGTGCCCGTCCTCATGCTCACCGCGCGGGGAGAGGAAACGGACCGTATCGTCGGATTGGAAATAGGTGCCGACGACTACCTCCCCAAGACCTTCTCAACCCGCGAGCTGTTAGCCCGGCTGCGGGCCGTCACCCGCCGCACCCACAGCCCTGCTGCAAGTGATGGCACCGACATCACCCGGGACATTGTCGTCGGGGATCTCCGGCTCAACGAGTCGACCCATGTGGCGTTACAGAACGAATCCCCTCTCGATCTGACTGCGCTCGAATTCTCCATCCTCACCAGCCTGATGAGGGCCCGGGGCAGGGTAAAAAGCAGGGAACAGATCCTCGATGATATCTCTGATCGAAACTACGATGTCTTTGACCGCTCGATCGATGTGCACATTTCCTCACTGCGTAAAAAACTGAGTGATCCCGCCCAGTCGCCGCGCTATATCCGGACCATTCGAGCCGTCGGTTACCAATTGATCGACCCTGATGCATAA
- a CDS encoding HAMP domain-containing histidine kinase encodes MRLPLPLYARISGWFLLNLLLVGVIVFFFSRQYFSLESLVAGPAGDRITTLATLAGENLRSHSEDEWPELLQSLETLHKLEFYALYNNGKPIADQIIKLPEELLVRLHELNVPPGNGEPDAPRGGRGPGLGPGPGRGPGRGDGLGLGPGRGPDNEGAPDDFGDLLESSTPTTQPVRSHLLFALRDEHGDYWFANHVGLGPPSGNLHHPHAMVLLIKSPSLDANGLILDTRPWWKMGIAIIAISILLWIPFAWNLTRYIQRLTRRTISIARGNFEANEINHRGDELGRLGMAIDRLRQRLSGYVDGQKRFTSDIAHELCTPLARMQLSLGVLEQQPKASPETIADLRDEVKQMSSMVDELLDFSRAQISPDKVSLETVDLAELIQEVVEREGASMVTVDISGKTRAKASPHLLRRAVGNVVRNAMRHAPGKAILIHTAHSGDNVELFIDDGGPGIPEHHLSRIFEPFYRVDSARTREQGGTGLGLAIVSTCMEGCGGTASCENLSKQHGGGLRVILTLPAA; translated from the coding sequence ATGAGACTCCCTCTTCCATTGTATGCCCGGATCTCCGGCTGGTTCCTGCTCAACCTGCTGTTAGTGGGGGTGATTGTGTTCTTTTTTTCCCGACAATACTTCAGTTTGGAGAGCCTTGTTGCGGGGCCGGCGGGTGACAGGATCACCACCCTGGCGACACTCGCGGGTGAGAATCTGCGTAGCCACAGCGAGGATGAGTGGCCGGAATTACTTCAATCATTGGAAACACTGCACAAGCTGGAGTTCTATGCCCTGTATAACAATGGCAAACCCATTGCTGACCAGATCATCAAGCTGCCGGAAGAGCTTCTGGTCAGGCTTCACGAACTCAACGTGCCGCCTGGAAATGGAGAACCGGATGCCCCTAGGGGAGGCCGGGGTCCGGGGCTGGGTCCGGGGCCTGGAAGGGGCCCGGGAAGAGGTGACGGCCTAGGGCTTGGGCCGGGTCGAGGACCCGACAATGAAGGAGCACCTGACGACTTCGGCGATTTACTGGAATCTTCCACGCCAACCACCCAACCGGTCCGTTCCCACCTGCTCTTTGCCTTGCGGGACGAGCATGGCGATTACTGGTTTGCCAACCATGTTGGCCTGGGACCGCCCAGCGGCAATCTGCACCACCCCCACGCGATGGTGTTATTGATAAAGTCACCGTCCCTCGACGCCAATGGTCTCATTCTCGATACCCGCCCATGGTGGAAGATGGGGATCGCGATCATCGCCATTTCCATTTTACTCTGGATCCCGTTTGCCTGGAATCTCACACGCTACATCCAACGCCTCACCCGGCGTACCATCTCCATTGCCCGGGGTAATTTCGAAGCCAACGAAATCAACCATCGCGGTGATGAACTGGGACGGCTGGGCATGGCGATCGACCGGCTCCGGCAGCGACTCAGCGGTTACGTCGACGGACAAAAACGCTTCACCAGCGACATCGCCCACGAGCTATGCACCCCGCTGGCCCGCATGCAATTATCACTGGGTGTGTTAGAACAACAACCGAAAGCCAGCCCGGAAACCATCGCCGACCTCCGTGATGAAGTGAAACAAATGAGCAGCATGGTCGATGAGCTGCTCGATTTCTCCCGCGCACAGATCAGCCCGGACAAGGTGTCCCTGGAAACGGTCGACCTGGCAGAGCTCATCCAGGAGGTTGTGGAGCGCGAGGGTGCCAGTATGGTGACGGTCGATATCAGCGGCAAGACACGCGCCAAGGCCAGCCCCCACCTGTTGCGCAGGGCCGTGGGAAATGTCGTCCGCAATGCCATGCGCCACGCGCCGGGCAAAGCCATTCTCATCCATACCGCACATTCCGGCGATAACGTGGAGCTTTTCATCGATGACGGTGGCCCCGGCATCCCCGAACATCACCTGTCGCGTATATTCGAGCCATTTTACCGGGTTGACAGTGCCCGCACGCGTGAGCAAGGCGGCACCGGCCTTGGCCTCGCCATCGTCAGCACCTGCATGGAGGGATGTGGTGGCACTGCGAGTTGCGAAAACCTCTCCAAACAACATGGCGGTGGCCTCCGGGTGATCCTCACCCTTCCCGCAGCCTGA
- a CDS encoding shikimate kinase, producing MDEAHTTEERPMRNIVLVGFMGSGKSTIGRELNKNLGYDLIDTDHVIERQTGKSIPEIFAEQGEDAFRSLETSLLEHLIIQETNHHIISTGGGMVCRPGNLPLLRRLGFVVWLSCSPEDIFERTSRHSNRPLLQCDDPMQAIVDLLEQRSPCYAQASHLKICTSGLNFHEISCGILESARYYFGSA from the coding sequence ATGGACGAGGCCCATACCACCGAGGAACGCCCCATGCGCAACATTGTGCTGGTTGGCTTCATGGGCTCTGGCAAATCCACCATCGGACGCGAATTGAACAAAAACCTCGGCTATGACCTCATCGACACCGATCATGTCATCGAGCGGCAAACGGGGAAAAGCATCCCTGAAATATTCGCCGAGCAAGGAGAGGACGCCTTCCGCTCGCTGGAAACCAGTTTGCTGGAACATCTGATTATCCAGGAAACCAACCACCACATCATTTCCACGGGCGGCGGGATGGTGTGCAGACCCGGCAACCTGCCACTGCTCAGACGCTTAGGCTTTGTCGTCTGGCTCTCGTGCTCGCCCGAGGACATTTTCGAAAGAACATCACGCCACTCCAACCGTCCGCTGCTCCAATGCGACGATCCGATGCAAGCCATCGTCGACCTCCTCGAACAACGCTCGCCATGTTACGCCCAGGCGTCGCATCTGAAAATCTGCACCAGCGGACTCAATTTCCATGAAATCTCCTGCGGTATCCTCGAAAGCGCACGCTACTATTTCGGATCGGCTTAA
- a CDS encoding polyprenyl synthetase family protein — MSLTKSSSNPKIPFKLVKKELKEVEAQIRDQVRAFDPTVEPYVDYICNTSGKRIRPILAILAGGATGEVHANHIKIGVILELIHMSTLVHDDIIDGADTRRQVPTANAKWGNGMAVLLGDALFSHSLLLATEFGSIDICRKVGKASREVCEGEVMQTQRRFDLTLTKKDYFHIIEMKTGALFAAATGIAASLSGAPQEVEDMLYDYGLKLGTAYQIYDDCLDLVGSEAQVGKTLRTDLEKGKLTLPLLNLLEKADDAQREKLNKRIIEQQPLDLPVLIGIAQYEGSVESSLDTAAQMLEEARDNLSLLKPSDWRNGLEQITYFLDDMLNKCRR; from the coding sequence ATGTCACTGACAAAATCAAGCTCGAATCCTAAAATACCATTCAAACTGGTCAAAAAGGAACTCAAGGAGGTGGAAGCCCAGATCCGCGACCAGGTGCGTGCGTTTGACCCAACCGTGGAGCCATACGTCGACTACATCTGTAACACCAGCGGCAAACGTATCCGTCCCATCCTGGCCATTCTTGCAGGCGGAGCCACGGGCGAGGTCCATGCCAACCACATCAAGATCGGTGTCATCCTCGAGCTTATCCACATGTCCACGCTGGTGCATGACGATATCATCGACGGGGCGGACACCCGTCGCCAGGTGCCGACCGCCAACGCCAAGTGGGGCAATGGCATGGCGGTCCTGCTCGGCGACGCCCTGTTCTCGCACTCCCTGCTGCTCGCCACCGAGTTCGGCAGCATCGACATCTGCCGCAAGGTCGGCAAGGCATCCCGCGAGGTCTGCGAAGGTGAGGTCATGCAAACACAAAGACGTTTCGACCTTACCCTTACCAAAAAAGACTACTTCCACATCATCGAGATGAAAACGGGCGCCCTCTTCGCCGCAGCCACCGGTATTGCCGCATCACTTTCCGGCGCCCCCCAGGAAGTCGAGGACATGCTCTACGATTACGGCCTCAAGCTCGGCACCGCCTACCAGATTTACGACGACTGCCTGGACCTTGTGGGCAGCGAAGCCCAGGTTGGCAAAACGCTCCGCACCGATCTCGAAAAAGGGAAACTCACCCTGCCTCTGCTGAACTTGTTGGAAAAAGCCGATGATGCCCAGCGTGAGAAACTCAATAAACGCATCATTGAACAGCAGCCGCTCGACCTTCCCGTCCTCATTGGTATTGCCCAGTACGAAGGCTCGGTTGAATCATCGCTCGATACGGCGGCGCAGATGCTCGAGGAAGCCCGGGATAACCTCAGCCTGCTCAAGCCCAGCGATTGGCGCAACGGCCTTGAGCAAATCACCTACTTTCTGGACGACATGCTCAACAAGTGCCGTCGGTGA
- the nrdR gene encoding transcriptional repressor NrdR translates to MRCIQCGSLKDKVIDSRMSKDGTTTRRRRVCLACDYRYTTYEQIERTELQVVKRDGTRESLNREKIFRGLVKACEKRPVPMDRLDRAVEEILAELHKDHLSEVPSSSIGPRVMAKLHEIDPVAYVRYVSVYRQFEDVGEFIREIQALERRTARDPYQRKLFKE, encoded by the coding sequence ATGCGTTGTATACAGTGCGGATCACTTAAGGACAAAGTCATCGACTCCCGTATGTCGAAGGATGGCACCACCACGCGCCGTCGCCGCGTCTGCCTCGCCTGCGACTACCGCTACACCACCTACGAGCAGATAGAACGCACCGAGCTTCAGGTTGTCAAACGTGACGGCACCCGCGAATCACTGAACCGGGAAAAGATTTTTCGCGGCCTTGTCAAAGCGTGTGAAAAGCGGCCCGTACCAATGGACCGGCTGGACCGCGCCGTTGAGGAAATTCTAGCAGAACTGCACAAGGACCACCTCTCCGAGGTTCCCTCTAGCAGTATCGGCCCACGGGTCATGGCCAAGCTCCACGAGATCGATCCCGTTGCCTACGTCCGTTACGTATCCGTTTACCGCCAGTTCGAAGATGTCGGCGAGTTCATCCGTGAAATCCAGGCACTGGAACGTCGGACCGCCCGCGATCCCTACCAGCGTAAACTGTTCAAAGAATAA
- a CDS encoding histidine triad nucleotide-binding protein, with protein sequence MADKTLFQKIADREIPADIVYEDKLCLCFRDIHPQAPIHLLIVPKKPIIRIAKAAPEDQNTLGHLLLTAQTVAHQEGFAEAGFRTVINNGPDGGEEVPHLHLHILAGRQMKWPPG encoded by the coding sequence ATGGCCGACAAAACCCTCTTCCAGAAAATAGCGGATCGTGAGATCCCCGCTGATATCGTCTACGAGGACAAGCTCTGTCTCTGCTTCCGGGACATCCACCCACAGGCACCGATCCACCTGCTTATCGTGCCCAAAAAACCGATCATCCGCATCGCAAAAGCCGCCCCGGAGGATCAAAACACCCTGGGCCATCTCCTACTAACAGCTCAAACCGTCGCGCACCAGGAAGGCTTCGCGGAAGCCGGATTCCGCACCGTCATCAACAACGGCCCCGACGGTGGCGAAGAAGTCCCCCACCTCCACCTCCACATCCTCGCCGGCCGCCAGATGAAATGGCCGCCAGGCTAA
- the xth gene encoding exodeoxyribonuclease III translates to MKLISWNVNGIRAVINKNFAEFLTGHQPDILCLQETKARAEQVDLPLEMSGYHTFWNSAEKPGYSGTAIFSKHEPLGVTNGMGIDEHDTEGRVITAEFDDFFLVTVYTPNSKNELLRLPYRQRWDADFLAYCKNLEKTKPVIFCGDLNVAHQEIDLARPQQNRRSAGFSDEERAGFDNIVAHGFIDSFRHFYPDTTEAYSWWSYRAGARGKNIGWRIDYFCVSAPFMDRVTKAEILSDVLGSDHCPVLLEIV, encoded by the coding sequence ATGAAACTCATCTCCTGGAACGTCAACGGTATCCGTGCCGTCATCAACAAAAACTTCGCTGAATTCCTCACCGGGCACCAACCGGACATCCTCTGCCTGCAAGAAACCAAAGCCCGCGCCGAGCAGGTGGATCTGCCGCTGGAAATGTCCGGTTACCACACCTTCTGGAACTCCGCTGAAAAACCCGGTTACTCGGGCACGGCCATTTTTTCCAAACACGAGCCACTCGGTGTAACAAACGGCATGGGCATCGACGAACACGATACCGAAGGCCGGGTGATCACCGCTGAGTTTGACGACTTTTTTCTGGTCACGGTTTATACGCCCAACTCAAAAAACGAACTGCTGCGCCTCCCCTACCGCCAGCGCTGGGACGCCGACTTCCTCGCCTACTGCAAAAACCTGGAAAAAACAAAACCTGTCATATTCTGCGGGGATCTCAACGTCGCCCACCAGGAGATCGACCTCGCTCGTCCCCAACAAAACCGCCGCAGCGCGGGCTTCTCCGACGAGGAACGCGCCGGCTTCGATAACATCGTCGCGCATGGGTTCATCGATAGTTTCCGTCACTTCTACCCCGACACCACCGAGGCCTACTCCTGGTGGAGCTACCGGGCCGGCGCAAGGGGAAAGAACATCGGCTGGAGAATCGACTATTTTTGCGTCTCGGCGCCCTTCATGGACCGTGTCACCAAAGCTGAAATCCTCTCTGACGTGTTAGGATCCGACCACTGCCCGGTCTTGCTCGAAATCGTGTAA
- a CDS encoding Hsp20/alpha crystallin family protein, with product MKTTNQKTQPDNTPGGAITPESNHVKERAKTSPFVVAAICLLTLAVGVQGFFLTTMYLDTGDAERKVASLTLPEKLLKPSEKPMAKGEAAAETEDIPKAGEGLIEPDKPWQSLFSNQWDPFKEMSDLQERMNKLFEHRYNGLTPSPALPKLDDWWSLNHAWSLNNGGKDMFSLGSEIRDEDHAVVVTLDLPDIDEDSLDIRFEDGVLSVSGRQDKMSEQLNDMEQVVGRSRSVSSFSRKFTIPADVNAAAMRYEVLNGKLRITLPKVD from the coding sequence ATGAAAACAACGAACCAGAAAACCCAACCTGACAATACCCCCGGGGGAGCTATAACTCCGGAATCCAACCATGTAAAAGAGCGCGCAAAGACATCCCCCTTTGTCGTGGCGGCGATATGCCTGCTGACGCTTGCCGTCGGTGTGCAGGGATTCTTTTTGACGACGATGTACCTGGACACTGGCGATGCTGAAAGGAAGGTGGCAAGCCTCACACTTCCTGAGAAGTTACTCAAACCCTCTGAGAAGCCCATGGCCAAAGGTGAGGCCGCGGCGGAGACCGAGGATATCCCCAAGGCCGGGGAAGGGCTGATAGAGCCGGACAAGCCCTGGCAAAGCTTGTTTTCCAACCAATGGGACCCGTTCAAGGAAATGTCCGACTTGCAGGAAAGGATGAACAAACTGTTTGAGCACCGTTACAATGGTCTAACACCATCTCCGGCACTGCCCAAGCTTGATGACTGGTGGTCACTGAACCATGCGTGGTCCCTCAACAACGGTGGCAAGGATATGTTTTCCCTCGGTAGTGAAATCCGGGATGAGGATCACGCCGTGGTGGTCACCCTTGATTTGCCGGATATCGACGAGGACTCGCTTGATATCCGTTTTGAGGATGGCGTGCTCAGCGTCAGCGGTCGGCAGGATAAGATGAGTGAACAGCTCAATGACATGGAGCAAGTAGTGGGCCGCTCGCGCTCGGTGAGCAGCTTTAGCCGGAAGTTCACGATTCCAGCGGATGTAAACGCTGCCGCGATGCGTTACGAGGTGCTTAATGGCAAGCTGAGGATTACGCTGCCCAAAGTCGATTAA
- a CDS encoding Hsp20/alpha crystallin family protein has protein sequence MQLIRHTNPRTSIPNDIDHWFLNFLRDFGSLGNGTGTTNLSVDLHESKDAYHATFAMPGIAKDDVEIELDNSVLTVNGKVTRKSDNEHYESTFNRSITVPDGVKTDGISASMQDGLLTVTMPKSEDKKPVAISVN, from the coding sequence ATGCAACTCATCAGACATACAAACCCAAGAACCAGTATCCCGAATGATATCGACCATTGGTTCCTGAACTTTCTCCGCGACTTCGGAAGCCTTGGCAATGGGACCGGCACCACCAACCTGAGTGTGGACCTGCACGAGAGTAAGGACGCCTACCATGCCACCTTCGCCATGCCTGGCATCGCCAAGGATGACGTGGAGATTGAACTTGATAATTCCGTGCTCACGGTGAACGGCAAAGTCACCAGGAAATCGGACAACGAACACTACGAATCCACATTCAACCGCTCGATCACCGTGCCGGACGGCGTCAAGACAGACGGCATCTCCGCAAGCATGCAAGACGGCCTGCTCACCGTGACCATGCCGAAGTCAGAGGACAAGAAACCCGTCGCGATCAGCGTGAACTAA